GCACCTGGGCTTCCTGGACCCGCAGAAGCAGTACGTGGCCGTGGAGCAGAGCACCGACGCCTCGGCCAAGCGCCTCGCGAAGCTGACACAGCAGGCGAAGGCCACGGGGGAGACCCGGCAGATCGGCGACCGGTCCTGGGAGCTGTGGGACGGCGAGAAGTACGACGCCCTCGTCCGCCAGGAGCAGGGATACGTCACCGTGGTGACCGGGACGGCCTCCTTCGACGGGCTCGGCGCGATGGTGTCGGCGCTGGAGTTCAAGCAGGGGAGCTGAGTTCGGGCCGATCCGTGCCGTGACGCACGGGCTCGTGAACGACGGAAGAGGCCGCCCACCCCGGGATTCGGGGTGGGCGGCCTCTTGTCGTGTCACGACTCGGCGCGCGCGAGTCGCGGCGGCCGGGTCTCGACTCAGACGGTGGTGACGACCTGGTCGAACTCCAGGCGCGGGGAGCGACCGAAGGCGGCGGGCTCGCCCGGCTTGCCGATGTTGACGACCATCAGCGGGGTGTGGTCGGCGTCCAGGAACTCCTTCTGGACACCGGCGAAGTCAAGGCCGGTCATCGGGCCCGCGGCCAGGCCGGCGGCGCGGACGCCGAGGATGAAGTAGCCGGCCTGCAGCGAG
This region of Streptomyces sp. NBC_00513 genomic DNA includes:
- a CDS encoding DUF4245 domain-containing protein gives rise to the protein MKGKQTVWDMVRSLAVIGVVVAGIYMFIPHDEKADPTRVVDYRVETATARRAAPYPVAAPAGLPAQWRATSVTFDRKDDNAWHLGFLDPQKQYVAVEQSTDASAKRLAKLTQQAKATGETRQIGDRSWELWDGEKYDALVRQEQGYVTVVTGTASFDGLGAMVSALEFKQGS